The genomic window CAAGCACGGCGTCGCCCACTCCCAGTTCGAGTACGGCAGCACGCTGTGGCACAGCAGGTGAACAAACGGCTCGCCGGCGATCGTGATCTCCAGCTCGGTCGCCCAGGTGAAGTCCGTCTGCATCGCCTCGCCAGGACGATGCTCCTGGGCGAAAAACACCTCCTTCGGCGGACCCTCCTGCGCGCGCCATTGCTGGACCCGGCGCTGAAACGTCCGCAGCTGACCCTCCTGGTAGCGACCTGGCTTTCGCTCCAGCAGGTCGTCGAACAAAGCCTTGGCCTCCAGCTCCGGCGCATCCTCGAGGCGCGCCGCCACCTCCTCCCAGTCCTCGACAAACGGATCTGGACGCGTCCGCCAGTCGCGCGGCCTCCCCATCGTGGACGGCAACCTCCCTTCCTTCAGATACTTACTCGCCGTGTTGCGGTGCATCCCGGCGCGCAGCGCCGCCGTGCCCACCTGACCGAGCTTCTGGTACTCCTCCATCAGCTTCCTCACCTGGACGTCCGTCGTGGTCACGCCAGCCTCCTCGCTTGTAGGTCCCTGATGGGCCCCACAGGCTAGCGGACTGGCGCTCTTCGGCTCAGCGACGACTGCACAAATCTAGTTGTCGTCGGCGCTGAGGTCTGATTGTCGCTGAGCAGAGCGGCGCTGGACGAAGGCATCCTCGGTGTTCAGGCGCTCTCGGGTGGGTTCGCTGTAGCGGTAATGGACGCATAGGGGACTCGGTCCATGCTTCGGTGCCCATACTAGCAGGCGAGACGCCCGCGCTCCCAGCGTGACGGCGAGAGCAG from bacterium includes these protein-coding regions:
- a CDS encoding IS21 family transposase → MTTTDVQVRKLMEEYQKLGQVGTAALRAGMHRNTASKYLKEGRLPSTMGRPRDWRTRPDPFVEDWEEVAARLEDAPELEAKALFDDLLERKPGRYQEGQLRTFQRRVQQWRAQEGPPKEVFFAQEHRPGEAMQTDFTWATELEITIAGEPFVHLLCHSVLPYSNWEWATPCL